The proteins below come from a single Desulfurella sp. genomic window:
- the coaE gene encoding dephospho-CoA kinase (Dephospho-CoA kinase (CoaE) performs the final step in coenzyme A biosynthesis.) yields MRVGLTGSIATGKSTVANMFRELGAHVIDSDEISHTALKKTQKTHKQIVEVFGESILDENGDIDRKKLGAIVFNDKQKLTLLESIIHPYVQQKRKEIEESILKKEKNAVIIYDVPLLFEKHLESSFDKTIVVYAKKEIQIERLMKRQNLTYDEALKLINLQMDIEEKKQKADFVIDNSYSLENTKKQVVRLFEKIKLMSYI; encoded by the coding sequence ATGCGCGTAGGTTTAACTGGCTCAATAGCCACCGGTAAATCAACCGTTGCTAATATGTTTAGAGAGCTTGGCGCGCATGTTATTGACTCAGATGAGATATCACACACAGCACTAAAAAAAACACAAAAAACTCATAAGCAAATAGTTGAAGTGTTTGGAGAATCAATACTTGATGAAAACGGTGATATAGATAGAAAAAAATTAGGCGCAATTGTATTTAATGATAAACAAAAGTTGACTCTTTTGGAGTCGATTATTCACCCGTACGTTCAGCAAAAAAGAAAAGAAATTGAAGAATCTATATTAAAAAAAGAAAAAAATGCGGTGATTATTTACGATGTTCCATTGTTGTTTGAAAAGCACTTAGAAAGCAGCTTTGATAAAACAATAGTTGTTTATGCAAAAAAAGAAATACAGATAGAAAGATTAATGAAAAGGCAAAATTTAACATACGATGAAGCGTTGAAATTGATCAATTTACAAATGGATATAGAAGAAAAAAAACAAAAAGCTGATTTTGTAATTGATAATTCTTATTCGTTAGAAAACACAAAAAAACAAGTTGTCAGGCTGTTTGAAAAAATTAAGTTAATGAGTTACATTTGA
- a CDS encoding DUF5752 family protein: MESNILPFEIKDCSILSIATGKHALNTKELFTQLLNIDTDSIYYHFWGKLLRTSFSTPEFNNDFAQWIAEQIHDKALAEKLSVLQPQDFGSIDDLRQELLDIIQNSLEQNTVLLYTNAQEPFYFLKLGMVVFNTTKIVNEPRGFLDAIDELSYGSLYFHFIDARRRTPNHRDDFSNWIALFDGYEELIDMIINIDPFFLPLSKLKEKISKIFNMYFK, translated from the coding sequence ATGGAAAGTAATATTCTACCTTTTGAGATAAAAGATTGTTCTATTTTATCGATTGCAACAGGCAAACATGCACTTAACACAAAAGAATTATTTACGCAGTTATTGAATATTGATACAGATTCTATTTACTATCATTTTTGGGGTAAGTTGCTTCGCACATCTTTTAGTACACCCGAATTTAACAATGACTTTGCTCAATGGATAGCAGAACAAATTCATGATAAAGCTTTAGCAGAAAAGTTATCTGTTTTGCAGCCACAAGATTTTGGTTCTATTGATGATTTGCGTCAGGAACTACTTGACATTATACAAAATTCTCTAGAACAAAATACAGTTTTACTGTATACCAATGCCCAGGAGCCTTTTTATTTTTTAAAGCTTGGTATGGTTGTATTTAATACAACTAAGATAGTAAATGAGCCCAGGGGTTTTTTAGATGCAATCGATGAATTGTCTTATGGTTCTTTGTACTTTCATTTTATTGATGCAAGAAGAAGAACGCCCAATCATCGTGACGATTTTTCAAACTGGATAGCATTGTTTGATGGGTATGAAGAGCTTATTGACATGATAATTAATATCGATCCATTTTTTTTGCCATTATCGAAATTAAAAGAAAAAATATCAAAAATTTTTAATATGTATTTTAAATGA
- a CDS encoding prephenate dehydrogenase/arogenate dehydrogenase family protein translates to MFNTIGIVGLGLIGGSLGLAIKHKKLSKIIIGYDNNQENLDDALNLELIDIGANSYKSFSICDFVIVCVPPSQTANVILKLFEVLKENTIIIDVASIKKPIIDSIKNYIPKTIAYVPTHPIAGTENFGPKSAFRQLFDDKYFIITPTGDIGFAEKKVEEFAKTINMKVKYMDADKHDRVFAYVSHLPHAIAYSLVNLIRQKKEDDEAYGFIGGGFKDFTRIAKSNEKMWCDIFLLNQSNMINAIDEYIQNLLILKDAIKNNEEQELIQILKNIRLFKENLDV, encoded by the coding sequence ATGTTTAATACCATTGGCATTGTTGGACTCGGATTAATCGGTGGCTCTTTGGGTCTTGCAATTAAACATAAAAAGCTTTCAAAGATAATCATAGGTTATGATAACAACCAGGAAAACCTAGATGACGCATTAAATTTAGAGTTAATAGATATTGGCGCAAATTCATATAAATCTTTTTCAATTTGTGACTTTGTAATTGTATGTGTCCCACCATCACAAACAGCAAATGTTATACTAAAGTTATTTGAAGTATTAAAAGAAAACACCATTATCATAGATGTTGCAAGTATCAAAAAACCTATTATTGATTCTATTAAAAATTACATACCAAAAACAATAGCATACGTACCCACGCACCCAATTGCCGGCACAGAAAACTTTGGACCCAAATCTGCTTTCAGACAGCTTTTTGATGATAAGTATTTTATAATAACACCAACTGGCGATATTGGTTTTGCAGAAAAAAAAGTTGAAGAGTTTGCAAAAACAATTAACATGAAAGTAAAATATATGGATGCTGACAAACATGACAGAGTATTTGCTTATGTCAGTCATTTACCACATGCAATTGCCTACAGTCTCGTAAATCTTATAAGGCAAAAAAAAGAAGATGATGAAGCATACGGTTTTATTGGTGGTGGGTTTAAAGATTTTACGCGTATAGCAAAATCAAATGAAAAAATGTGGTGCGATATCTTTCTTTTAAATCAAAGCAATATGATTAACGCTATAGATGAATATATTCAAAATTTACTAATATTAAAAGATGCAATAAAAAATAATGAAGAACAAGAGTTAATTCAAATACTTAAAAATATAAGATTGTTTAAAGAGAATTTGGATGTCTAG
- a CDS encoding mechanosensitive ion channel domain-containing protein has product MNYTILKIMIVFLANDKLLILGLLIFSFLIGFILNNGISRIYKFIAKKIPIRDEIKRYFYFPAWFLISILTFSIISSAINFKLESSDYIITKTIQILYILFFGILSIRTISFLEYILNEKQPKDIADFHKRQLNTQLKIIKSIATAIISVICLALIFLSFSSLKSLGSTILTSAGIIGIIAGFAAQKTLNLLFAGIQIAISQPIKIGDVLIVEGEWGTVEEITLTYVVLKIWDLRRLVIPINYFVEKSFQNWTKTSTQLLGTVYIYLDYSIDIEKLRKALNDILNSTPLWDKFASGIQVTDANDKTMQV; this is encoded by the coding sequence ATGAATTATACTATATTAAAAATAATGATAGTTTTTTTAGCAAATGATAAATTATTAATTTTAGGTTTATTGATTTTTTCATTCCTTATAGGCTTTATCTTAAATAATGGTATAAGTAGAATATATAAATTTATCGCAAAAAAAATTCCAATCCGTGATGAAATTAAAAGGTATTTTTATTTTCCAGCATGGTTTCTAATAAGCATTCTGACTTTTAGTATAATTAGTTCTGCAATAAATTTTAAATTGGAAAGCAGCGATTATATTATTACAAAAACTATTCAAATTTTATATATTCTGTTTTTTGGTATATTGTCAATTAGAACAATATCTTTTTTAGAATATATTTTAAACGAAAAACAACCAAAAGATATTGCTGATTTCCACAAAAGACAATTAAATACACAACTAAAAATTATAAAAAGTATTGCCACGGCTATTATTTCAGTAATTTGTCTGGCATTAATTTTTTTAAGTTTCAGTTCTTTAAAAAGCTTGGGTTCAACAATTTTAACATCTGCAGGCATTATTGGCATAATTGCAGGATTTGCAGCACAAAAAACACTTAATTTGCTATTTGCAGGCATTCAGATTGCAATCAGTCAACCAATTAAAATAGGGGATGTTTTGATAGTAGAAGGAGAATGGGGAACAGTTGAAGAAATTACATTAACTTATGTAGTACTGAAAATCTGGGATTTAAGAAGATTGGTTATACCTATCAATTATTTTGTTGAAAAATCATTCCAAAACTGGACAAAAACAAGTACACAACTTTTGGGAACAGTGTATATATATCTAGATTATTCAATAGACATTGAAAAATTAAGAAAAGCTTTAAATGATATTTTAAACAGTACTCCACTTTGGGATAAATTTGCAAGTGGTATTCAAGTTACTGATGCTAATGACAAAACTATGCAGGT
- a CDS encoding tetratricopeptide repeat protein, translating to MRKFILIVNVIFVMLAGNAYAQEISNLAKSMIYFRQAQSSYEQNQFQQAIEEYTAAIKENPNNYMAYINRGIIFFELNRYNEALKNFKKAQNIEPNNPYAYYNSAIVYNKMASTELENDNTYLYYKKAKDELTKAIQNNPNFYKAYINRGVVNYELAFYQDAIDDFTKAIQIKPLSYKAYYNRGIVYYTLKNLTAAESDFTNAIEINPDYADAYFNRGLVYKQKNNVKKALDNFYKAGILYAQNYKIKEAYECADLIKSTDEFSTLLYDLKSMITKEEIYGS from the coding sequence ATGAGAAAATTTATTTTAATAGTTAATGTAATATTCGTAATGCTAGCAGGCAATGCCTATGCTCAGGAAATATCGAATCTGGCCAAATCGATGATATATTTTAGACAGGCTCAAAGCAGTTATGAACAAAACCAATTTCAACAGGCTATTGAAGAATATACAGCAGCTATTAAGGAAAATCCAAATAATTACATGGCATATATAAATAGAGGCATAATTTTTTTTGAGCTTAATAGGTATAATGAGGCATTAAAAAACTTCAAAAAGGCTCAAAACATTGAACCAAACAATCCATATGCTTATTATAATAGTGCAATAGTTTATAATAAGATGGCTTCTACTGAATTAGAAAATGATAATACTTATCTTTACTATAAAAAAGCAAAAGATGAATTAACAAAAGCTATCCAAAATAATCCAAATTTTTATAAAGCTTATATAAATAGAGGTGTAGTAAATTATGAATTGGCTTTTTATCAGGATGCCATTGATGACTTTACAAAAGCAATACAAATAAAACCGCTTAGTTATAAAGCATACTATAACAGGGGAATCGTATATTACACTCTGAAGAACTTAACGGCTGCCGAGTCTGACTTTACAAATGCTATTGAAATTAATCCAGATTATGCAGATGCTTATTTTAATAGAGGTTTAGTTTATAAACAAAAAAACAATGTAAAAAAGGCTTTAGATAATTTTTATAAAGCAGGCATACTATATGCACAAAATTATAAAATAAAAGAAGCATATGAATGTGCAGATTTAATAAAATCAACAGATGAATTTTCTACACTTTTATATGATTTAAAATCAATGATTACTAAAGAAGAAATTTACGGTAGTTAA
- the trxA gene encoding thioredoxin translates to MAVEVKLTTDNWEQEVLKSDIPVLVDFWAPWCGPCRMVAPVVSEIAHEYEGKLKVGKLNTDEEPDIAVRYGIMSIPTLMIFKNGEVVDQIIGAAPKEYFTQRLDKIL, encoded by the coding sequence ATGGCAGTCGAGGTAAAGTTGACTACTGATAACTGGGAACAAGAGGTATTAAAATCGGACATTCCGGTTTTAGTAGATTTTTGGGCTCCATGGTGCGGTCCATGCAGGATGGTTGCACCTGTAGTATCAGAAATTGCACATGAATATGAAGGTAAACTTAAAGTCGGAAAATTAAACACTGATGAAGAACCTGATATTGCAGTTAGATATGGAATTATGAGCATACCAACACTTATGATTTTCAAAAACGGAGAAGTGGTAGATCAAATTATCGGTGCTGCACCAAAAGAATATTTCACTCAAAGGTTGGATAAAATTTTATAA
- a CDS encoding bifunctional alpha,alpha-trehalose-phosphate synthase (UDP-forming)/trehalose-phosphatase — translation MRIIIISNRLPINITKNKENQNKFQKSSGGLVTSIGAYTEKMTDLSYVWVGWPGISINSKTEQEEITKALETIHCYPVFLTEKEMDKFYLGFCNRTIWPLFHYFPTIASFEKEHYNTYKSVNLKFAKALGNIINENEDIIWVHDYHLMLLPSLLRQSYPTLAIGFFLHIPFPAYEVFQLLPSQWRVEIIEGLLGADLIGFHTHEYTDNFLRATLRFTGLENHLGVINNKGRLVKVGTHPISIDYLKFSKTAKSPDVILKTQEIKNQFKNKKILFSVDRLDYTKGILNRLLGFEYFLDKYPAWRESITLIIVVVPSRIGVFHYQQMKKQIDETIGRINGKFSTVEWTPIVYKFGSLDFENLVSFYSASDIMLVTPLRDGMNLVAKEFVASKQEKNGVLILSEMAGSAKELLEALIINPNSIEEIGEAIKKALDMSKEEQSQRIEKMQERISRYNVFRWVSDYLNELNKTTLLQKQMESQFINQSIENQIISEYAKAKKRLIMLDYDGTLIDFVNSPKEAVPTKELIHLIHRLTQENNTIVIVSGRDKDTLQQWFENLNIAIVAEHGAFYKYPNSNWKLYQNNIDKSWKNAIINILKLYSDRLPGSFIEDKTFSIVFHYRNTDPQTQSTFIPELNGHLQNFVANTNLKVHKGNKILEIKPANIGKHCVAEIFNIKSYDFMLAIGDDYTDEDMFKALPENAITIKVGEISTLAKYNIKSPQHVIKLLEKLINTTVS, via the coding sequence ATGAGAATAATTATAATATCAAATAGATTGCCTATAAACATAACAAAAAACAAAGAAAACCAAAACAAATTTCAAAAAAGTTCAGGTGGTCTTGTAACTAGTATTGGCGCATATACTGAAAAAATGACTGATCTATCTTATGTATGGGTAGGCTGGCCAGGTATAAGCATAAATAGTAAAACAGAGCAAGAAGAAATAACAAAAGCACTTGAAACTATACACTGTTACCCTGTTTTTCTTACGGAAAAAGAAATGGATAAATTTTATCTTGGTTTTTGCAACCGTACAATCTGGCCTTTATTTCATTATTTTCCTACTATTGCAAGTTTTGAAAAAGAACATTACAATACATACAAATCTGTTAATCTAAAATTTGCAAAGGCACTTGGCAATATCATAAATGAAAATGAAGATATAATATGGGTACACGATTACCATCTTATGCTCTTGCCTAGTTTACTTAGACAAAGTTACCCTACTTTAGCTATAGGTTTTTTCTTGCATATACCTTTTCCTGCTTATGAGGTTTTTCAGTTGCTACCATCTCAGTGGAGAGTAGAAATTATAGAAGGCCTGCTTGGTGCTGATTTAATTGGTTTTCATACACATGAATATACCGATAACTTTTTAAGAGCCACATTACGCTTTACAGGTTTAGAAAATCATCTAGGTGTTATAAACAATAAAGGCAGACTTGTAAAAGTTGGGACACATCCAATAAGCATTGACTATTTAAAGTTTAGCAAAACTGCAAAAAGTCCCGATGTTATATTAAAAACGCAAGAGATAAAAAACCAATTTAAAAATAAAAAGATACTCTTTAGTGTGGATCGTTTGGATTATACAAAAGGAATATTAAATAGATTGCTTGGTTTTGAATATTTTTTAGATAAATACCCCGCCTGGAGAGAAAGTATAACACTTATAATTGTAGTTGTACCTTCACGAATAGGTGTTTTCCACTATCAACAAATGAAAAAACAAATAGATGAAACAATAGGGCGAATAAATGGAAAATTCAGCACTGTTGAATGGACTCCAATCGTATATAAATTTGGCTCACTTGATTTTGAGAACCTTGTTTCATTTTATAGTGCAAGCGACATAATGCTTGTAACACCTCTAAGGGATGGCATGAATCTTGTCGCAAAAGAGTTTGTCGCAAGCAAACAAGAAAAAAACGGTGTTTTAATACTTAGTGAAATGGCCGGGTCAGCAAAAGAATTATTGGAAGCTTTAATTATTAACCCAAACAGTATAGAAGAGATTGGTGAAGCTATAAAAAAAGCTCTTGATATGTCCAAAGAAGAACAAAGCCAAAGAATAGAAAAAATGCAGGAGCGCATTAGTAGATACAATGTATTTAGATGGGTTAGTGATTATTTAAATGAATTAAATAAAACCACTCTTTTGCAAAAACAAATGGAATCTCAATTCATTAATCAATCAATAGAAAATCAAATTATCTCTGAATATGCTAAAGCAAAAAAAAGATTAATAATGCTCGATTACGATGGAACACTTATAGATTTTGTAAATTCACCTAAAGAGGCTGTGCCAACAAAAGAATTAATTCACTTGATACATCGGTTAACTCAAGAAAATAATACTATTGTAATAGTAAGTGGCAGAGATAAAGACACACTTCAACAATGGTTTGAAAACTTAAACATTGCTATTGTAGCAGAACATGGAGCTTTTTATAAATATCCTAATTCAAATTGGAAGTTATATCAAAATAATATTGACAAAAGTTGGAAAAACGCAATTATAAATATCTTAAAATTATACAGTGATAGATTACCAGGTTCTTTTATAGAAGATAAAACATTTTCTATTGTTTTTCACTATAGAAACACTGATCCTCAAACTCAGTCAACATTTATACCCGAATTAAATGGTCATCTCCAAAACTTTGTGGCAAATACAAATCTTAAGGTTCATAAAGGAAATAAAATTCTTGAGATAAAACCCGCAAATATAGGCAAACATTGCGTTGCAGAAATTTTTAACATAAAAAGCTATGATTTTATGCTTGCAATAGGTGATGATTATACAGACGAAGACATGTTTAAAGCTTTGCCAGAAAATGCAATTACAATAAAGGTTGGTGAAATTTCAACTCTGGCAAAATACAATATAAAAAGCCCTCAGCATGTAATAAAATTATTAGAAAAACTTATTAATACTACTGTCTCATAA
- a CDS encoding glycosyltransferase: MLSELESIVGISEIDHLVKLSSFLQGKKIVHINSTKIGGGVAELLTNILPLKHELGLDATWEIVVGQSDFYKCTKMFHNLLQGVKNQIVPDTLLKVYEQTNEENAQRLYDLLNEADFVFIHDPQPAALIKFFPNRKGKWIWRCHIDISRPNRQVWKFLKQFVIHYDASIFSLVDFARSLPHPQYIIAPSINPLSDKNKDLNKEDIEKVYTEFNIDPSRPVLLQVSRFDRFKDPIGVISAYKLVKKSIPSIQLVLAGGSADDDPEGSIVLEETLTAANSDKDIHVLSLPPDANITINALQRAADIVIQKSTKEGFGLTVTESLWKSKPVIGGNTGGIRLQVIDNYNGFLVNTPEGAALRIKQLLSDDDLFKRLKRKGREFVKDNFLITRHVREYLTLLVILQQSRATVVL, from the coding sequence ATGCTTTCCGAATTAGAATCAATAGTAGGTATAAGTGAAATAGATCATCTGGTTAAATTATCAAGTTTTTTACAAGGAAAAAAAATTGTTCATATAAATTCAACAAAAATTGGCGGTGGTGTTGCAGAATTATTGACAAATATATTGCCGCTAAAACATGAGTTAGGTCTGGATGCTACATGGGAAATTGTTGTTGGTCAATCCGATTTTTACAAATGTACAAAAATGTTTCATAATTTATTACAAGGAGTTAAAAATCAGATAGTGCCAGATACACTACTTAAAGTGTATGAACAAACAAATGAAGAAAACGCTCAAAGGTTATATGATTTGCTTAACGAAGCAGATTTTGTTTTTATTCATGATCCGCAACCAGCAGCGTTGATAAAGTTTTTTCCAAACAGAAAAGGAAAGTGGATATGGAGATGCCATATTGATATTTCAAGGCCAAATAGACAGGTATGGAAGTTTCTTAAGCAATTTGTTATCCATTACGATGCAAGTATTTTTTCATTGGTTGATTTTGCAAGAAGTTTGCCTCATCCTCAATACATAATTGCTCCAAGCATAAATCCATTAAGCGACAAAAATAAAGATTTAAATAAAGAAGATATAGAAAAGGTCTATACAGAATTTAATATAGATCCTTCAAGACCTGTATTATTACAAGTTTCACGCTTTGATAGATTTAAAGATCCAATAGGCGTAATTAGCGCTTACAAGTTGGTAAAAAAATCTATTCCATCTATACAGCTTGTTTTGGCAGGTGGAAGCGCAGATGATGATCCAGAAGGTAGTATTGTATTAGAAGAAACGCTTACTGCTGCAAACTCTGATAAAGATATACATGTTTTGTCATTACCGCCTGATGCAAATATTACAATTAATGCGCTTCAAAGAGCAGCTGATATTGTTATACAAAAATCAACAAAAGAAGGTTTTGGTTTAACAGTTACAGAATCATTGTGGAAAAGTAAACCTGTTATTGGTGGTAACACAGGTGGCATAAGACTTCAGGTTATAGATAACTATAATGGTTTTTTAGTTAATACACCAGAAGGAGCAGCACTTAGAATCAAACAGCTTTTAAGTGATGATGACTTATTTAAAAGACTTAAAAGAAAAGGCAGAGAGTTTGTAAAAGATAATTTTCTAATTACCAGACATGTCAGAGAGTATCTAACTTTACTTGTTATCTTGCAACAGTCCCGCGCAACAGTTGTTTTATGA
- the cmk gene encoding (d)CMP kinase: MSSFIITIDGPSGAGKSTICKMLSINDGFVHIDTGKIYRSIAYLLKEFTKEELNKLKLDFKIENFQVLFIYKDIILNGILVGEDIAKKASKIAKNEFVRDFVNKLARTIAQEGKFVIDGRDAGSVIFPNANIKFYLDAKLEERAKRRSKELSVDYSQSLKSLSCRDEQDTQRKIAPLIIPKGAIIIDTTFLSIEEVYNKIKSYI; this comes from the coding sequence ATGTCTAGTTTTATTATTACAATAGATGGTCCAAGTGGAGCTGGTAAAAGTACAATTTGTAAAATGCTCTCTATTAATGATGGATTTGTGCATATTGATACAGGTAAAATTTATAGAAGTATTGCTTATTTACTGAAAGAATTCACAAAAGAAGAATTAAACAAATTAAAACTCGATTTTAAAATTGAGAATTTCCAAGTCTTGTTTATTTACAAAGACATAATTTTAAATGGTATCCTGGTTGGTGAAGATATTGCAAAAAAAGCTTCAAAAATAGCTAAAAATGAATTTGTAAGAGATTTTGTAAATAAACTAGCAAGGACAATTGCTCAAGAAGGAAAATTTGTTATCGATGGTCGAGATGCTGGAAGTGTAATTTTTCCAAATGCAAACATAAAATTCTATTTAGATGCAAAGTTAGAAGAAAGAGCTAAAAGACGATCAAAAGAATTAAGTGTTGACTATAGTCAATCCCTAAAATCTCTATCCTGTAGAGACGAGCAGGATACACAAAGAAAAATTGCCCCTCTTATTATACCGAAAGGGGCAATAATAATAGATACAACGTTTTTATCTATAGAGGAAGTTTACAATAAAATAAAAAGTTACATTTAA
- the hisC gene encoding histidinol-phosphate transaminase → MKVADYLLKITPYEGGKPIEELQRELGLVDVIKLASNENPLGPSKKVIETICKIAVNVNLYPDGNAYYLTQKLAKHLGISEKNLIFGNGSDEIIELLYKAFATNQNDEILYCYPTFIEYRIIGMAFNKKIIELPLKDFAYDIDNLIEHINENTRIIFINTPNNPTGTLTGLDDILKIINKASKDTLIVIDEAYYEYAKPSTHYKELLDLYKKENVIILRTFSKAYALAGLRIGYGIANEFIIQTLNRVRPPFNVNIIAQAAAIAALDDKEHLKKSIQTNEEGKQFLYEQFNKLNLFYVPTFANFILFSTPIDASIVYEGLLKEGVIVRSMKPYGYNNFLRVTVGTQKENEIFIQKLKKVLHV, encoded by the coding sequence ATGAAAGTAGCTGACTATCTTTTAAAAATTACACCTTACGAAGGTGGCAAACCTATAGAAGAATTACAACGAGAGTTGGGTTTAGTGGATGTTATAAAACTTGCTTCAAACGAAAATCCGCTTGGACCATCAAAAAAAGTTATCGAAACAATTTGTAAAATAGCAGTTAATGTAAATTTGTACCCAGATGGCAACGCCTATTATTTAACACAAAAATTAGCTAAACACTTAGGCATTAGTGAAAAGAATCTGATATTTGGAAACGGTTCAGACGAAATAATAGAACTATTATACAAAGCATTTGCTACTAATCAAAACGATGAAATATTATACTGCTACCCTACTTTTATAGAATACCGCATAATTGGTATGGCTTTTAACAAAAAAATTATAGAGCTTCCGTTAAAAGATTTTGCATACGATATTGATAACTTGATTGAACATATTAATGAAAATACAAGAATTATTTTCATTAATACTCCAAATAACCCAACAGGGACACTTACAGGCCTAGATGACATATTAAAAATTATAAACAAAGCATCAAAGGACACGCTTATTGTAATAGATGAAGCTTACTATGAATACGCAAAGCCTTCAACACATTACAAAGAATTACTTGATCTTTATAAAAAAGAAAATGTTATAATTTTAAGAACCTTTTCCAAAGCATATGCGCTAGCTGGCTTAAGAATTGGCTATGGCATTGCAAACGAGTTTATTATTCAAACGCTTAATCGGGTAAGACCACCTTTTAATGTAAATATTATAGCACAAGCAGCTGCGATTGCTGCTCTTGATGATAAAGAACACTTAAAAAAAAGCATACAAACAAACGAAGAAGGAAAACAATTTCTATACGAGCAATTCAATAAATTAAACCTATTTTATGTACCCACCTTTGCTAATTTTATCTTATTTTCAACACCAATTGATGCTTCAATAGTTTATGAAGGTCTATTAAAAGAAGGTGTTATTGTAAGAAGCATGAAACCTTACGGATACAATAATTTCTTAAGAGTCACAGTTGGAACCCAAAAAGAAAATGAAATTTTTATACAAAAACTTAAAAAGGTTTTGCATGTTTAA
- the trxB gene encoding thioredoxin-disulfide reductase, which yields MYDVVIIGGGPAGLTAGIYAARSGLKTIILEEKVFGGQIVFSAALENYPGFPEGISGMDIIDKFLEQAKKFEVEISYDGVEKIENDISCKRVILTNKSCITTKTIILATGASADRLGCPGEAKFIGKGVSYCATCDGAFFKGKTVAVVGGGDSALEEALYLANLVKKIYLIHRRDQFRAVKILQDRVKKNNKIEIVFDSVVKEILGDKFVKGVLIENVKTKQQSRLDIDGIFIYIGLTPNSKFVSDLIQTDEYGYIITNEEMETNIPGIFAAGDVRKKSLRQVVTACADGAIAASNAQKYIEKMKA from the coding sequence ATGTATGATGTTGTTATAATAGGTGGTGGACCAGCTGGTTTAACAGCAGGTATTTATGCAGCAAGGAGCGGTTTAAAGACAATTATTTTGGAAGAAAAAGTATTCGGTGGACAGATAGTTTTTAGCGCCGCTTTAGAAAATTATCCTGGATTTCCAGAAGGTATAAGCGGCATGGATATAATAGACAAGTTTTTAGAACAGGCAAAAAAATTTGAAGTTGAAATTAGCTATGATGGTGTTGAGAAGATAGAAAACGATATCTCTTGCAAAAGAGTAATACTTACAAATAAAAGCTGTATAACAACAAAAACAATTATTTTAGCAACAGGTGCAAGCGCAGATAGGCTGGGTTGTCCAGGAGAAGCAAAGTTTATTGGAAAAGGTGTTTCATACTGCGCAACATGCGATGGTGCATTTTTTAAAGGCAAGACAGTAGCTGTGGTTGGCGGTGGTGATTCTGCTTTGGAAGAAGCTTTATATTTAGCAAATCTTGTAAAAAAGATATATTTAATTCATAGAAGAGACCAGTTTAGGGCTGTAAAAATTTTACAAGATAGAGTAAAGAAAAATAATAAAATAGAAATTGTATTTGATAGTGTTGTAAAAGAAATTTTAGGTGATAAATTTGTTAAAGGTGTCCTCATTGAAAATGTAAAAACAAAACAACAATCAAGATTAGATATAGATGGTATATTTATATACATTGGCCTTACTCCAAACTCAAAATTTGTTTCTGATTTAATACAAACAGATGAGTATGGCTACATAATAACAAATGAAGAAATGGAAACAAACATTCCTGGTATTTTTGCAGCAGGCGATGTTAGAAAAAAATCTCTAAGACAAGTTGTAACAGCCTGCGCTGATGGTGCTATTGCCGCATCTAATGCTCAAAAATACATAGAAAAAATGAAAGCTTAA